One window of Paludibacter propionicigenes WB4 genomic DNA carries:
- a CDS encoding glycoside hydrolase family 2 TIM barrel-domain containing protein, producing the protein MFKRKTLFFSLVFAGMTSLGGIFAQNNAPIPPEIENPELLGINKEPYHATLMPYANLQEALVAKRHASSLCQSLNGSWKFNWVPTPEKRPVDFYKPDFDVSGWKEIPVPSNWEVQGYGTPFYRNLGYTIKKDYPHVMSEPDKNFTAYVERNPVGSYRREFNVPAEWTGRRNFITFDGVDCAFFLWVNGEKVGFSVNSRNAAEFDLTKYLKPGKNMIAVEVYQYSSGTWLEDQDMFRLHGIFRNVTMWSAPQIHIRDFFALPDLDKDYKDATLDVTAKIRNYGGQTAKAQTLTATLYDKEGKEVAKGIATGAALKANQEEALKVKLQVTNPQKWTAETPNLYTVVLTNSEGEILSKKVGFRKIEIKGRVFTVNGVPIKLKGVNRHEHWSDVGHAVTEEQMIHDLQVIKQGNCNHIRTSHYSDDPRWYELCDEWGIWLVAEANVECHGYDGRFDNEPTIKSAIIDRNVANIENFKNSPSVIIWSLGNECGWGATPNFVAAMNAVKAMDPSRPIHYERFGTGKNNPADLDGRMYGTAQDYARSAQDKSLTKPFYICEFVHAMFNSMGSLDEYSEVFDNNPEILGGAIWEYQDQGLWNKRDPNHPVLAYGGGFGETPNDHYFIHKGVVSYDRSTEGNKVKPHYPEMKKAFQWIDTNLSDPISGEISIRNKFQFISLSRFEATWSLTENGVEIAKGNINLNRPINARSTGRAFVPYKIEHPKAGAEYYLRISYKQKEKTLWADKGFEVATAQFKLPINTPPVLEAKVTQSVKLVQNEQAATVSGKDFSVSFDKKTGFMSQLIKNGTNLLATDGAPKLHLWRAAHRTDDDWAYRQWDKFGVTTLQYKPVDFKVEIVDNATVKVISTTKADGKEGFGVYHTATYVVKGDGTIKVDNQVKFTGLPINLAKIGVRMLLDKKLDQMDFFGRGPFENYSDRKSAAEVGLYEIGVNEQYEYEKPMERGNHEEVRWAKLNGKDMPSLLVQSDEKLMQVAAIPYTDEQMNPVEYKIDLPASTSTVFTVSTKTLGVGSNSCGPQPLDKFKVAAEDTSFSYTIKLLNTK; encoded by the coding sequence ATGTTCAAGAGAAAAACATTATTCTTTAGTTTGGTTTTTGCAGGAATGACCTCATTAGGTGGAATTTTTGCTCAAAACAATGCTCCGATTCCTCCGGAAATTGAAAATCCCGAATTACTCGGCATAAATAAAGAGCCGTATCATGCAACCTTAATGCCTTATGCCAATTTGCAGGAGGCTTTAGTCGCCAAACGACATGCTTCATCGCTTTGTCAAAGCCTTAACGGATCATGGAAATTCAATTGGGTTCCAACGCCTGAAAAACGTCCGGTTGATTTTTACAAACCAGACTTTGATGTTTCGGGCTGGAAAGAAATTCCGGTGCCTTCTAACTGGGAGGTACAGGGTTACGGTACGCCTTTTTACAGGAATTTGGGTTATACCATTAAAAAAGATTATCCACATGTAATGAGCGAACCGGATAAGAACTTTACTGCTTACGTTGAGCGCAATCCGGTAGGAAGCTATCGTAGAGAGTTTAATGTTCCTGCAGAATGGACCGGTCGCCGTAATTTCATCACGTTCGATGGAGTTGATTGTGCTTTTTTCTTATGGGTTAATGGAGAAAAAGTAGGTTTTAGTGTCAACAGCCGCAATGCTGCAGAATTTGATCTGACGAAATACCTCAAGCCCGGTAAAAATATGATTGCTGTGGAGGTATATCAGTATAGTTCGGGTACCTGGCTCGAAGATCAGGATATGTTCCGTCTTCACGGAATTTTCCGCAATGTAACTATGTGGAGTGCTCCACAGATACATATCCGCGACTTTTTTGCTTTGCCAGATTTAGATAAAGACTATAAGGATGCAACACTTGATGTAACAGCAAAAATCCGAAACTACGGTGGTCAGACAGCTAAAGCTCAAACTTTGACTGCCACTTTGTATGACAAAGAGGGCAAAGAAGTGGCTAAAGGCATTGCAACAGGTGCGGCTCTTAAGGCAAATCAGGAAGAAGCGCTGAAGGTAAAACTTCAAGTGACTAATCCTCAGAAGTGGACAGCCGAGACTCCAAATTTATATACTGTTGTTCTTACTAATTCGGAAGGAGAAATATTGTCTAAAAAAGTAGGTTTCCGCAAAATAGAAATTAAAGGACGAGTTTTCACCGTTAATGGTGTGCCTATCAAATTGAAAGGGGTGAACCGACACGAACATTGGTCGGATGTGGGTCACGCTGTTACCGAAGAACAAATGATTCATGACCTTCAGGTGATAAAACAGGGAAACTGTAATCACATACGAACCAGTCACTATTCCGATGATCCTCGTTGGTACGAGCTTTGCGATGAGTGGGGAATCTGGTTGGTGGCCGAAGCCAATGTAGAATGCCACGGATATGACGGCCGTTTTGATAACGAACCTACCATAAAATCAGCTATTATTGATAGAAATGTGGCTAATATTGAAAACTTCAAGAATAGTCCGTCAGTAATTATTTGGTCATTGGGTAATGAATGCGGATGGGGTGCTACTCCTAATTTTGTAGCCGCCATGAATGCCGTGAAGGCAATGGATCCTTCCAGACCAATTCATTACGAACGTTTTGGAACAGGCAAAAACAATCCGGCTGATTTGGATGGTCGTATGTATGGAACTGCGCAGGATTATGCGCGTAGCGCTCAGGACAAATCTCTCACAAAACCATTTTATATTTGTGAGTTTGTTCATGCCATGTTCAATTCTATGGGTTCGCTTGACGAGTATTCGGAAGTTTTTGATAACAATCCTGAAATTTTGGGAGGTGCTATTTGGGAATACCAAGATCAGGGCTTGTGGAACAAACGCGATCCTAATCATCCTGTATTAGCATACGGAGGTGGTTTTGGCGAAACACCAAACGATCATTACTTTATCCACAAAGGTGTTGTGTCTTACGATCGTTCTACCGAAGGAAATAAAGTGAAACCACATTATCCTGAAATGAAAAAAGCATTTCAATGGATTGACACAAACCTATCTGATCCTATTTCAGGAGAAATTTCTATTCGGAATAAATTTCAATTTATTTCTTTGAGCAGATTTGAGGCAACTTGGAGTTTGACAGAGAATGGTGTAGAGATAGCCAAAGGCAATATTAATCTGAATCGTCCTATCAATGCTCGTAGCACAGGCAGAGCATTTGTTCCTTATAAGATAGAACATCCAAAAGCAGGAGCCGAATATTATTTGCGCATTTCGTATAAGCAAAAAGAAAAGACGCTTTGGGCTGACAAAGGATTTGAAGTAGCTACCGCTCAATTTAAACTTCCAATTAATACCCCTCCGGTGTTGGAAGCTAAAGTAACTCAGTCCGTAAAACTGGTTCAGAATGAGCAGGCTGCAACTGTTTCAGGTAAAGATTTTTCAGTAAGCTTCGACAAGAAAACAGGCTTTATGAGTCAGTTAATCAAAAACGGAACAAATCTGTTGGCTACCGATGGTGCTCCAAAATTGCACTTGTGGCGTGCAGCTCACCGTACTGACGATGACTGGGCTTACAGACAATGGGATAAATTTGGGGTAACCACCCTTCAATATAAGCCGGTTGATTTTAAAGTGGAGATTGTTGACAACGCAACTGTAAAAGTTATTTCGACAACAAAAGCCGACGGGAAAGAAGGATTTGGAGTTTACCATACTGCAACTTATGTGGTAAAAGGTGATGGAACAATAAAGGTAGATAATCAGGTTAAATTTACCGGTTTGCCAATTAATCTGGCTAAAATAGGTGTGCGCATGTTGCTCGACAAAAAACTTGATCAGATGGATTTCTTTGGCCGTGGTCCGTTCGAAAATTATTCAGATCGCAAGAGTGCTGCTGAAGTTGGTCTTTATGAAATTGGAGTAAACGAACAGTATGAATACGAAAAACCTATGGAGCGTGGCAACCACGAAGAAGTACGTTGGGCTAAGCTAAACGGTAAGGATATGCCTTCGTTATTGGTTCAATCGGATGAAAAACTAATGCAAGTGGCTGCTATTCCTTATACGGATGAACAAATGAATCCGGTAGAGTACAAAATAGATTTGCCTGCAAGCACATCAACTGTGTTCACCGTTTCTACAAAAACCCTGGGCGTTGGTTCTAACAGTTGTGGTCCACAGCCGCTTGACAAATTCAAAGTAGCTGCTGAAGATACTTCTTTTAGCTACACTATAAAATTGCTAAATACAAAATAA